Proteins encoded within one genomic window of Methanothrix harundinacea 6Ac:
- the dapB gene encoding 4-hydroxy-tetrahydrodipicolinate reductase codes for MTVRIAVAGSRGRMGQLLIEEIGRFEDLSLVAGFDLVGVGEPLGGGVFVSDPRDLAEVLRSSGAQVLIDFTAPAATVENVRVAADRGVNLVVGTTGLSDPQRREIAGSIEGKVAAVISPNYSVGVNLFWRLIEDAAISLEGYDIEVIEAHHRKKMDAPSGTAAEAVRVLAGVTGRDAVVYGREGQGLRGDEIGVHAVRAGDIVGDHTVLFAGPGERLEIKHQAHSRQAFATGAVRAARWVASATPGIYTMAEVLGER; via the coding sequence ATGACCGTCAGGATAGCGGTGGCGGGGTCCCGGGGGCGGATGGGGCAGCTTCTCATCGAGGAGATCGGGAGGTTTGAGGACCTCTCCCTGGTCGCAGGCTTCGATCTGGTGGGGGTGGGCGAGCCCCTCGGCGGCGGGGTCTTCGTCTCCGACCCCCGGGACCTGGCCGAGGTTCTGAGGAGTTCTGGCGCCCAGGTCCTCATCGACTTCACCGCCCCCGCGGCCACCGTAGAGAACGTTCGGGTGGCGGCGGACCGGGGGGTCAATCTGGTGGTGGGGACGACCGGCCTCTCGGACCCCCAGAGGCGCGAGATCGCCGGATCGATCGAGGGGAAGGTGGCGGCGGTGATCTCGCCGAACTATAGCGTCGGGGTCAACCTCTTCTGGAGGCTGATCGAGGATGCCGCGATCTCCCTGGAGGGCTACGACATCGAGGTGATCGAGGCCCACCACCGGAAGAAGATGGACGCCCCCAGCGGTACGGCGGCGGAGGCGGTCCGGGTCCTGGCGGGGGTTACCGGCAGGGACGCGGTCGTCTACGGCAGGGAGGGGCAGGGTCTCCGGGGGGACGAGATCGGGGTCCACGCCGTCCGGGCCGGCGACATCGTCGGCGACCACACCGTCCTCTTCGCGGGGCCCGGCGAGCGGCTGGAGATTAAGCATCAGGCCCACAGTCGGCAGGCCTTCGCCACCGGGGCGGTCCGGGCGGCGAGGTGGGTAGCCTCAGCCACCCCCGGGATCTACACCATGGCCGAGGTCCTCGGTGAGAGGTGA
- the dapA gene encoding 4-hydroxy-tetrahydrodipicolinate synthase: protein MFEGVLPAIITPFREDGEVDEEGLRGNVEYFSAAGVAGIVPCGTTGESATLNFEEHKRVVEIAVESARVKVVAGTGSNNTREAVELTKHAEDAGADAALLITPYYNKPNDRGMLAHFRAVAESSDLPLILYNVPGRTSINLKPELVAELAKLENVIGIKEASGNLSQISAIIEMTRDEEFFVLSGDDGLTLPIMALGGKGVISVVADVAPRKMVAMVDAMLKGDLEKARRLHYILSPLVSALFLETNPIPVKTATGMIGLAAGPLRLPLAPMAEKNEMRLKEAVDLLGEVA, encoded by the coding sequence ATGTTTGAAGGTGTGCTGCCGGCCATCATCACCCCCTTCCGAGAGGATGGAGAGGTGGACGAGGAGGGCCTGAGGGGGAACGTCGAGTACTTCAGCGCGGCCGGCGTCGCTGGCATCGTCCCCTGCGGCACCACCGGCGAGTCTGCCACTCTCAACTTCGAGGAGCACAAAAGGGTTGTCGAGATCGCCGTCGAATCCGCCAGGGTTAAGGTGGTGGCCGGGACCGGGTCGAACAACACCCGGGAGGCCGTGGAGCTGACCAAGCACGCCGAGGACGCCGGCGCCGACGCCGCCCTCCTGATCACCCCCTATTACAACAAGCCGAACGACCGGGGGATGCTCGCCCACTTCAGGGCGGTGGCCGAGAGCTCCGACCTTCCCCTCATCCTCTACAACGTCCCGGGGAGGACGAGCATCAACCTCAAGCCTGAGCTGGTGGCGGAGCTCGCGAAACTCGAGAACGTCATCGGGATAAAGGAGGCGAGCGGGAACCTATCCCAGATCTCGGCGATCATCGAGATGACCCGAGACGAGGAGTTCTTCGTCCTCTCCGGGGACGACGGCCTCACCCTCCCGATCATGGCCCTGGGGGGGAAGGGGGTCATATCGGTGGTGGCAGACGTGGCTCCGAGGAAGATGGTGGCGATGGTGGATGCGATGCTGAAGGGAGACCTCGAGAAGGCCCGGAGGCTCCATTACATCCTCTCTCCCCTCGTCTCCGCCCTCTTCCTGGAGACGAACCCCATCCCCGTCAAGACGGCGACGGGGATGATCGGCCTCGCCGCAGGACCCCTGAGGCTCCCCCTGGCGCCGATGGCGGAGAAGAACGAGATGAGGCTGAAAGAGGCCGTGGACCTGCTGGGCGAGGTCGCATGA